From Xanthocytophaga agilis, one genomic window encodes:
- a CDS encoding chemotaxis protein CheB: MNRHDIVVIGTSAGGLETLITLITPLEKDLPAAVFIVLHLSAASSAESIVATLQKHTVLPCKVAEANESITYGTIYLAPADCHLLLTDIHIRLTKGPRENGFRPSIDTLFRSAAAYHGSRAIGVILTGMLYDGIVGMDAIRRSKGITIVQDPSEAPYRDMPGNVLLHMDVNYNVPAAEIGILINELVYRQVEKHPIPDDIKVEAAIAERITTSSENVEELGERSVFICPDCGGPLWQMKHGNVVRYRCHAGHAYTAQTLLEDKDRQLEETLWMAMRILEERKNMLISMVNQMEISTAVQAVYEEKIEEVDEYVSRIKRVIMQDISTHEVLRKQTEE, from the coding sequence ATGAACAGACATGATATTGTTGTTATTGGTACATCAGCAGGAGGTCTGGAAACCCTCATTACCCTAATTACACCATTAGAAAAAGACCTACCTGCAGCAGTCTTTATTGTGCTGCATTTATCTGCCGCTTCTTCTGCAGAAAGTATTGTTGCTACACTTCAAAAGCATACCGTACTCCCATGCAAGGTTGCTGAAGCAAATGAATCTATAACATATGGTACTATCTACCTTGCACCAGCAGATTGCCATCTGTTATTAACGGACATTCACATTCGTCTGACCAAAGGACCACGTGAAAACGGATTTCGGCCATCCATTGATACACTGTTTCGTTCTGCAGCTGCCTATCATGGTTCCAGAGCGATAGGAGTCATTCTAACCGGAATGTTGTATGATGGGATTGTGGGAATGGATGCTATAAGACGTAGCAAAGGAATCACAATTGTTCAGGACCCTTCTGAAGCTCCTTATCGGGATATGCCTGGAAATGTCTTATTACATATGGATGTAAACTATAATGTTCCTGCAGCTGAGATCGGCATTCTAATCAATGAACTTGTGTATCGGCAGGTAGAAAAACATCCGATTCCGGATGATATCAAGGTTGAGGCTGCTATTGCAGAACGGATAACAACTTCTTCTGAAAATGTAGAAGAACTTGGCGAACGTTCTGTGTTTATCTGCCCGGATTGTGGAGGACCCTTGTGGCAGATGAAACATGGCAATGTGGTTCGCTATCGTTGCCATGCAGGTCATGCCTACACTGCTCAAACCCTTCTGGAAGACAAAGACAGACAACTGGAAGAAACTTTATGGATGGCGATGCGAATTCTGGAGGAACGGAAAAATATGCTTATTTCCATGGTCAATCAGATGGAGATAAGTACCGCTGTACAAGCTGTATACGAAGAAAAGATTGAGGAAGTAGATGAGTATGTAAGTCGTATCAAACGGGTAATAATGCAGGATATAAGTACACATGAAGTATTGCGGAAACAAACAGAAGAATAG